In Deltaproteobacteria bacterium, the DNA window GACAAAAGAGCAATATATCCAAGGCCTTTCCGGGATGAAACGGAATCTTTATTTTGACGGCCAGTTGATCGACCGCACGGACGAAGTGCAGATGGACTGTCTCAATACCATCGGCACCACCTATGATGAGGCGGCCAAACCGGAGAATCAGGAGCTGTGTACGGCCATCTCCCATCTGACCG includes these proteins:
- a CDS encoding aromatic ring hydroxylase → MRTKEQYIQGLSGMKRNLYFDGQLIDRTDEVQMDCLNTIGTTYDEAAKPENQELCTAISHLT